A single region of the Aminivibrio sp. genome encodes:
- a CDS encoding efflux RND transporter periplasmic adaptor subunit has translation MTSPEQINNTEKTNKPKSKIGRTIIVLLLMAALAFFGKSYLDGRSNGKQPVQRQPQAPAVVLSVVEKADLAVGREYIGRVDPIQTVSLKPQISGEIEKVHFKEGSMVKAGQLLFTIDDRQYKAMVALRKAELAKAEATYDRALKYDKRLKAADVRSVSASDIELSESDVLQGKAAVEQAKAMVRLAEIDLGYTRITAPIAGQIGEALLTKGNYVTPSSGDLTTIVQIDPIRVTFSLPDKEYLDQLEAFKSSDDSVYDATVRLANGKIYPAKGARDFENNVMDEKTGTIRISLLFENTQGFLVPGAMVRVMAKPAKSRITSVIPQEAILADAEGDFVYSVDANDIAHKSRVKLGEEFGTMREVVSGLEPGERIILRGLQSVRPEVKVRPVSATNGNDSKTPAERAMESDYDLKPIVSGNTGGDTRTSAGEGK, from the coding sequence ATGACATCTCCAGAACAGATCAACAACACAGAAAAAACAAACAAACCCAAGTCAAAGATTGGAAGAACAATCATTGTTCTGCTGCTTATGGCGGCCCTGGCTTTCTTTGGAAAATCATATCTCGACGGCAGGTCAAACGGCAAGCAGCCGGTACAAAGGCAGCCGCAGGCGCCGGCTGTTGTGCTGTCCGTCGTCGAAAAAGCGGACCTCGCCGTAGGCAGAGAATACATAGGCAGGGTGGACCCCATTCAGACGGTTTCGTTAAAGCCCCAAATCAGTGGAGAGATAGAAAAGGTGCATTTTAAAGAAGGCTCTATGGTGAAGGCGGGGCAGCTCCTTTTCACGATCGACGACAGGCAGTACAAAGCGATGGTCGCGCTGAGGAAGGCTGAACTGGCGAAAGCCGAGGCAACGTACGACAGAGCGTTGAAGTATGATAAACGCCTTAAGGCTGCGGACGTACGCAGCGTCTCCGCATCGGATATCGAATTGTCGGAAAGCGATGTCCTGCAGGGCAAGGCTGCCGTGGAACAGGCGAAGGCAATGGTGCGGCTTGCGGAAATTGATCTGGGATATACAAGAATCACAGCCCCGATTGCGGGACAAATAGGCGAAGCGCTTCTCACAAAGGGGAATTATGTGACGCCGTCAAGCGGGGACCTTACGACAATAGTTCAGATAGACCCTATACGCGTCACATTCTCTCTTCCCGACAAGGAGTATCTTGACCAGCTTGAGGCTTTCAAGTCGTCGGACGACTCTGTCTACGACGCAACTGTCCGGCTTGCGAACGGGAAGATATATCCGGCAAAAGGAGCTCGTGACTTCGAGAACAACGTGATGGACGAGAAGACCGGCACGATAAGGATAAGCCTGCTTTTCGAGAATACTCAAGGCTTTCTTGTTCCCGGGGCTATGGTCAGGGTCATGGCGAAACCGGCGAAATCCCGTATAACATCGGTTATACCGCAGGAGGCCATCCTTGCCGACGCCGAGGGAGACTTCGTGTATAGCGTGGATGCAAACGATATTGCTCACAAGAGCAGGGTGAAACTCGGCGAAGAATTCGGCACGATGCGTGAAGTAGTTTCAGGGCTGGAGCCGGGCGAAAGGATTATTCTCCGCGGCCTGCAGTCAGTCCGACCGGAAGTGAAAGTGAGGCCTGTATCCGCGACGAATGGAAATGATTCTAAAACGCCGGCGGAGAGGGCGATGGAGTCGGATTACGATCTGAAGCCAATAGTATCCGGAAATACCGGCGGTGACACGCGGACATCTGCGGGAGAGGGAAAATAA
- a CDS encoding TetR/AcrR family transcriptional regulator produces MRRVKEEALKTREKLIESAMEIMSEKPFPNISMTEIARRIGLSKGAIYWHFKNKNDVLISVIENMCAQAEEELCVDRKALESLDGMRVYFKNKMGKPLRSEKFKKIYSFMLRKEEWPREVREKVCAILLNRTEQERQMVERLLVRSQEGGVIRKDVSPRDLSLLITVIFHGIFMFQVNDFYHVDFTQHTDFIFDALGKALAPKTVPITQNKSIRGKGRYVAQ; encoded by the coding sequence ATGCGACGAGTAAAAGAAGAGGCACTGAAGACAAGGGAAAAGCTCATTGAATCCGCTATGGAGATTATGAGCGAAAAACCGTTCCCAAACATTTCCATGACTGAAATAGCAAGGAGAATAGGTCTCTCGAAGGGCGCCATATACTGGCATTTTAAAAACAAAAATGACGTTCTCATCAGCGTGATCGAGAACATGTGCGCCCAGGCGGAAGAGGAGCTGTGTGTCGATCGTAAGGCTCTTGAATCTCTGGACGGCATGCGCGTGTACTTTAAGAATAAGATGGGAAAACCATTGCGGAGTGAAAAATTTAAAAAAATATACAGCTTTATGCTCCGTAAAGAGGAATGGCCGCGGGAGGTTCGCGAAAAAGTATGTGCAATACTGCTGAATCGCACGGAACAGGAACGACAAATGGTGGAAAGGCTGCTCGTCAGATCTCAGGAAGGAGGCGTCATTAGAAAAGATGTTTCGCCCAGAGACTTGTCGTTGCTGATCACGGTGATTTTTCACGGTATTTTCATGTTTCAGGTGAATGATTTTTATCACGTTGATTTTACACAGCATACGGATTTCATATTCGATGCTTTGGGAAAAGCGCTTGCTCCAAAAACAGTACCAATAACACAAAATAAAAGTATACGTGGAAAGGGTAGGTACGTCGCACAATGA
- a CDS encoding VOC family protein — translation MKKFRMTIMCRDIEASKKFYQDLVGLKPFREFTAGEETLGGASLCFMEDESGEIEVELVCASRGDKCTTKGFVACFFTDEEGIVAKQQQALDMGYNATEIRKPDENSTYFYVYDPDKVSIEFRVG, via the coding sequence ATGAAAAAATTCAGAATGACAATCATGTGCAGAGATATTGAAGCATCGAAGAAGTTTTATCAGGATTTAGTCGGGTTGAAGCCATTCAGAGAATTTACAGCCGGCGAAGAGACTTTGGGAGGAGCATCGCTCTGCTTCATGGAAGACGAGAGCGGTGAGATCGAAGTGGAACTGGTATGCGCATCCAGAGGTGACAAGTGCACCACAAAAGGTTTTGTAGCCTGTTTCTTCACAGATGAAGAGGGCATCGTTGCGAAACAGCAGCAGGCACTCGACATGGGATACAATGCTACAGAGATCAGAAAGCCCGATGAGAACAGCACATATTTCTACGTATATGACCCAGACAAGGTATCAATTGAATTCAGGGTCGGATAA
- a CDS encoding sulfite exporter TauE/SafE family protein, producing the protein MHLPIYLLPLAGLIIGFLISLMGGGGGIFYVGMLTGLFAISMDQAVSVSLATIIPTTLAASISHYRAGNVKPKTGFLLVAGGIVGVIAGSYLVTIVPVKVLKKIFGIFLLVMGTGMVISRKEKHVKEERAENGLLEEPNANESKPVSKLFIAKGLVFGLLGGLMSGMLGASGTPPILAGLESMGLSSLEVVGTSVMVLFFIAITGMVTHSAFGTLNWLLVILLASGTITGAILGPLFSKRINKKALEKFYGPFFIVFILLMAISMFF; encoded by the coding sequence GTGCATTTACCGATTTATTTATTACCTCTGGCAGGACTTATTATAGGGTTTCTGATATCTTTAATGGGTGGAGGTGGAGGAATATTTTATGTTGGAATGCTGACAGGATTGTTTGCTATTTCAATGGATCAGGCTGTGTCTGTATCTCTTGCAACGATTATCCCGACAACCCTGGCTGCTTCAATAAGTCACTACAGGGCAGGAAATGTAAAGCCAAAAACAGGTTTTTTACTTGTGGCAGGCGGAATTGTCGGAGTAATCGCCGGTTCCTATCTTGTCACAATTGTTCCGGTAAAAGTTCTTAAAAAAATATTTGGAATCTTTCTTCTGGTCATGGGAACCGGCATGGTGATTTCAAGAAAGGAAAAGCACGTCAAAGAAGAAAGAGCAGAAAACGGACTACTGGAAGAACCTAACGCTAATGAAAGTAAGCCTGTTTCAAAGCTTTTTATAGCAAAAGGCTTGGTATTTGGGTTACTTGGCGGGCTAATGTCAGGTATGCTCGGTGCAAGCGGCACGCCTCCAATCCTTGCAGGACTGGAAAGTATGGGTCTTTCCTCTTTGGAGGTAGTGGGCACATCAGTCATGGTGTTATTTTTTATAGCTATTACAGGAATGGTAACCCATAGTGCATTTGGAACTCTGAATTGGCTACTGGTAATACTGCTAGCATCCGGCACTATAACCGGTGCAATCCTCGGACCTTTATTTAGTAAGCGGATAAACAAAAAAGCTTTGGAAAAATTCTATGGCCCGTTTTTTATTGTATTTATTTTATTAATGGCAATATCGATGTTCTTCTAA
- a CDS encoding GntR family transcriptional regulator, with protein MPKLRNKDGLTNFVCDKIREEILEKRFLPGAPLSEIPLGKKLGTSRTPVREALRMLSKEGLVRLIPGRGAFVTEISVEDIKEIYEIRRALETIAFQSAAKRIPDETLDEIASFWRDLRVKVESGARFDKKIIADGDRALHMRIIGYASNQRIREILLSLQSQIGRMQLLALFSLKDTLNTISQHEEIIACMRNRDEEQIRKVLYNHIVLSEGYILSNFMNA; from the coding sequence ATGCCTAAACTACGTAATAAAGATGGCTTGACGAATTTTGTTTGCGATAAGATCCGCGAGGAGATTCTAGAGAAGCGATTCCTCCCCGGAGCTCCGCTGAGCGAGATACCGCTCGGAAAGAAGCTCGGCACCAGCCGGACTCCTGTGCGCGAAGCGCTCCGGATGCTGAGCAAGGAGGGGCTTGTTCGCCTGATTCCCGGGAGAGGCGCGTTCGTCACGGAGATCTCCGTCGAGGACATCAAGGAGATTTACGAGATCCGGCGCGCCTTGGAAACCATCGCGTTTCAGTCCGCCGCCAAGAGGATTCCCGACGAAACACTCGACGAGATCGCCTCGTTCTGGAGAGACCTGCGCGTCAAGGTGGAGTCCGGGGCACGGTTCGACAAAAAAATCATCGCGGATGGCGACAGGGCGCTGCATATGCGGATCATCGGATACGCCTCCAACCAGCGCATCCGAGAGATTCTGCTTTCCCTTCAGTCGCAGATCGGCCGCATGCAGCTCCTCGCGCTCTTCTCGCTCAAGGACACGCTGAACACCATTTCGCAGCACGAAGAGATCATCGCATGCATGCGGAACCGCGACGAGGAGCAGATCAGAAAGGTCCTGTACAATCATATCGTCCTCAGCGAAGGGTATATCCTCTCGAACTTCATGAACGCCTGA
- a CDS encoding aconitase X catalytic domain-containing protein — protein MLCKRAKAGCLWVKLRDEEKRMLDGERGYGTQRAMELLVALGTTFEADEMIPVTRAHVALSGQEGDTYWCELLVDGGAFCKVPPTTNPAWAVEVLGEVPNVTDAERELAWRTFDAYRRIGAKLTYSCTPELWGNVPAFGEHVAFSESSATPYVNAVLGARSNRESSVSALACAVTGVTPRYGLHLAENRKGTMLVDVEADLNEPYDWGMMGWYVGRFVGSHTPVFRLRNFSRRPTPEELLYLGAELNTSGAVPMYHILGMTPEAPDMPAAFGGAVPAAEMVVKNEHLAEQQDLLSEKAGRINSVMLGCPHYTYDQLIDLAGRVEGKKVHADVSFWVLTSWDAIELARRSGHIEAIEAFGARLISDTCIDEPCWKMFEGGTGVTDSPKNMYYRKRRGQTFTIRRLTECIEAAVRGEVS, from the coding sequence ATGCTTTGCAAGAGAGCGAAAGCGGGGTGTTTATGGGTGAAGTTACGGGACGAAGAGAAACGAATGCTCGACGGAGAGCGCGGGTACGGAACGCAGCGCGCAATGGAGCTGCTGGTGGCTTTGGGGACGACTTTCGAGGCGGACGAGATGATCCCGGTCACGAGGGCGCATGTCGCGCTGAGCGGCCAGGAGGGCGATACGTACTGGTGCGAACTGCTTGTCGATGGCGGTGCGTTCTGCAAGGTGCCGCCGACGACCAACCCGGCGTGGGCGGTCGAGGTACTGGGCGAGGTGCCCAACGTGACCGACGCGGAGCGGGAATTGGCGTGGCGGACGTTCGACGCCTACCGTAGGATTGGCGCAAAGCTGACCTACAGCTGCACTCCCGAGCTGTGGGGCAACGTTCCCGCCTTCGGCGAACACGTGGCTTTCTCCGAATCGAGCGCGACGCCGTACGTCAACGCGGTCCTCGGAGCGCGCTCAAACAGGGAGTCGTCTGTAAGTGCGCTCGCGTGCGCCGTGACGGGCGTCACGCCCCGGTATGGTCTGCACTTAGCGGAAAACAGGAAGGGCACGATGCTTGTCGATGTAGAAGCGGATTTGAACGAGCCGTACGACTGGGGTATGATGGGGTGGTACGTTGGGCGGTTCGTCGGATCGCATACGCCGGTGTTCCGCCTGCGAAATTTCAGCAGACGACCGACCCCCGAGGAGCTGCTCTATTTGGGGGCGGAGTTGAATACGAGCGGGGCTGTTCCGATGTATCATATCCTGGGGATGACGCCCGAAGCGCCCGATATGCCGGCCGCGTTCGGCGGCGCAGTGCCTGCGGCGGAAATGGTCGTGAAAAACGAGCATCTCGCGGAGCAGCAGGATCTGCTCTCCGAAAAGGCCGGCAGGATAAATTCGGTGATGCTCGGCTGTCCGCACTATACCTACGATCAGTTGATCGATCTCGCCGGGCGCGTCGAGGGGAAAAAAGTCCATGCGGACGTCTCCTTCTGGGTGTTGACATCGTGGGATGCCATAGAACTTGCGCGCCGTTCCGGCCATATCGAGGCCATCGAGGCTTTCGGCGCGCGTCTCATCTCGGACACCTGCATCGACGAGCCGTGCTGGAAGATGTTCGAGGGAGGAACCGGCGTGACAGATTCTCCGAAGAACATGTACTACCGGAAGCGGCGGGGGCAGACCTTCACGATACGTAGACTCACGGAGTGCATCGAAGCAGCCGTGCGCGGGGAGGTGTCGTGA
- a CDS encoding DUF126 domain-containing protein, with protein MAPERMVRCRRVNKGKGEGEVLLSKDAICFYLCDPETGVVIEEGHALHGKSVAGKILVVKSGKGSSVVMMDGLYQLKMRNNLPAAIIVDEVEPVLVSSCVVAGVPVVDRLEENPYTVLKDGDRVIVDADAETVLIETR; from the coding sequence ATGGCTCCGGAACGGATGGTGCGTTGCAGAAGGGTGAACAAAGGAAAGGGAGAGGGAGAGGTTCTTCTTTCCAAGGACGCGATTTGTTTTTACTTGTGCGACCCGGAAACCGGCGTCGTCATCGAGGAGGGGCACGCTCTCCACGGAAAGAGCGTGGCGGGAAAAATTCTCGTCGTCAAGTCGGGCAAGGGAAGTTCGGTCGTCATGATGGACGGCCTATATCAGCTCAAGATGCGGAACAATCTGCCCGCAGCCATAATCGTTGACGAAGTGGAGCCGGTGCTCGTCTCCTCCTGCGTCGTTGCCGGGGTACCCGTGGTGGACAGGCTGGAGGAAAATCCTTATACAGTTCTTAAGGACGGTGATCGGGTCATCGTGGATGCCGATGCGGAAACGGTGCTGATCGAGACGCGCTGA
- a CDS encoding DctP family TRAP transporter solute-binding subunit produces the protein MNRMGRVAALAVVLAVVLTGSAFAAAEYVIKVGYILPENQSDHIIMRDVFKKDIEEKSGGRIAVELYPNAQLGGDRELIESVQLGTVQVAIPATSALAGFDKRFQVFDLPFLFKSKEVAFKALDGELGKTVDKLLKPLGMRNLGYGENGYRHITNSRNPIHKPDDLKGIKLRTMENPLHIAFFKMLGANPTPMSFGELYTALQQGTVDGQENPVVLVYTSKFYEVQKFYSLTGHVYSATMLVANDDFFASMPEDLWKIVEDAGKRYVVEQRALAEVQEQEFLEELKKTGLQINELTPDEKQLFIDATLPVYDQFKGVIGEELVELAKKANEI, from the coding sequence ATGAATCGTATGGGCAGAGTAGCGGCGTTGGCGGTTGTGCTGGCGGTGGTGTTGACGGGCTCGGCGTTCGCGGCGGCGGAGTATGTGATCAAGGTCGGGTATATTCTCCCGGAGAACCAGTCGGACCACATCATCATGCGGGACGTGTTCAAGAAGGACATCGAGGAGAAGAGCGGCGGCAGGATCGCCGTTGAACTCTACCCCAATGCGCAGCTCGGCGGCGACAGGGAGCTCATCGAATCCGTTCAGCTGGGGACGGTACAGGTGGCCATCCCCGCAACGTCGGCGCTCGCCGGTTTCGACAAGCGCTTCCAGGTATTCGACCTTCCCTTCCTCTTCAAGTCGAAGGAGGTCGCGTTCAAGGCCCTCGACGGTGAACTCGGCAAAACAGTCGACAAGCTGCTGAAACCCCTCGGAATGCGCAACCTGGGGTACGGAGAGAACGGTTACAGGCACATCACCAACAGCCGTAACCCCATCCACAAGCCGGACGACCTGAAGGGAATCAAGCTGCGCACAATGGAGAACCCGCTCCACATCGCCTTCTTTAAGATGCTCGGCGCAAACCCTACGCCCATGAGCTTCGGCGAACTCTACACGGCACTGCAGCAGGGCACTGTGGACGGGCAGGAGAACCCCGTCGTCCTTGTGTACACCTCCAAGTTCTATGAAGTGCAGAAGTTCTATTCGCTTACCGGACACGTCTACTCCGCCACAATGCTTGTGGCCAACGACGACTTCTTCGCATCGATGCCCGAGGATCTCTGGAAGATCGTCGAGGACGCGGGCAAGCGCTACGTCGTCGAGCAACGGGCGCTCGCGGAGGTGCAGGAGCAGGAGTTCCTGGAAGAGCTTAAAAAGACGGGACTCCAGATCAACGAGCTGACGCCCGACGAAAAGCAGCTCTTCATCGACGCCACGCTTCCCGTCTACGACCAGTTCAAGGGCGTTATTGGTGAGGAGCTTGTCGAGCTGGCGAAGAAAGCCAACGAAATTTAA
- a CDS encoding TRAP transporter small permease, with product MRNAFDRIEEVFLVGSLAFNVVLIFIQVVMRYVFQNSLSWSEELARYIFLWQTWVGASYAVRMRRHFRVEMIVDLMKGRLRKWYEFVVLLVWCAFALFIAWQGSVLTTFLIKRWQVSAAMQIPIAWAYASVPAGCAMMAIRLVMEMKDLLRDLRSGAAC from the coding sequence GTGCGAAATGCGTTCGATAGAATCGAGGAAGTCTTTCTTGTAGGCAGTCTTGCCTTCAACGTGGTCCTTATTTTTATCCAGGTGGTCATGCGGTATGTATTTCAAAACTCCCTTTCGTGGAGCGAGGAGCTTGCGCGCTACATCTTTCTCTGGCAGACGTGGGTGGGAGCGAGCTATGCGGTGCGGATGCGGCGGCATTTTCGCGTGGAGATGATCGTCGACCTCATGAAGGGGCGACTCCGCAAGTGGTACGAGTTTGTCGTGCTGCTGGTGTGGTGCGCGTTCGCGCTCTTCATCGCTTGGCAGGGAAGCGTTCTTACAACATTTCTCATCAAGCGCTGGCAGGTGTCGGCGGCCATGCAGATTCCCATCGCGTGGGCGTATGCCTCGGTGCCCGCAGGGTGCGCCATGATGGCAATCCGCCTCGTCATGGAGATGAAGGATCTGCTCCGCGACCTGCGAAGTGGGGCGGCCTGCTGA
- a CDS encoding TRAP transporter large permease codes for MGVCLGARRVRHDGNPPRHGDEGSAPRPAKWGGLLMETLLLFALLIVLIATSIPIGIALGLATAIMLHFTTNVSLIMIAQKSFSSLDSFPLLAIPFFILAGALMSYGGISRRLVALAESLVGFIIGGLAMVTVLACMFFAAISGSGPATVSAIGSFMIPAMKERNYDAGFASALTAAAGTIGVIIPPSIPFVLYSIVSGTSVGDLFLAGIVPGVIIGFLLMLNCYVIARKKGYLGDGKVHTLADTVKAFREAVWALLVPVIILGGIYGGVFTPTEAAVVAVVYSVFIGIFVYRELTFASLYEALKDAVLVNGATSFMVGFSMAFAAYLAMAQIPAKLGAWLAGVSTDTIVIMLLLNFILLVIGCFVDNIAAVIILTPILLPVVTRLGIDPVQFGVIITVNLAIGFVTPPYGINLFVASAVSGESIEKISKNIMPFVISMGVALLLITFVPSLSLGLVRLLR; via the coding sequence GTGGGCGTATGCCTCGGTGCCCGCAGGGTGCGCCATGATGGCAATCCGCCTCGTCATGGAGATGAAGGATCTGCTCCGCGACCTGCGAAGTGGGGCGGCCTGCTGATGGAGACGCTGCTGCTCTTCGCGCTTTTGATCGTCCTCATCGCCACCAGCATCCCCATCGGTATCGCGCTGGGGCTGGCAACGGCGATCATGCTCCACTTCACGACCAACGTCTCGCTGATCATGATCGCGCAGAAGTCATTCTCGTCCCTCGACTCCTTCCCCTTGCTCGCCATCCCGTTCTTCATCCTCGCTGGGGCGCTGATGAGCTACGGCGGCATCTCGAGAAGGCTCGTGGCGCTTGCAGAAAGCCTGGTCGGATTCATCATCGGTGGGCTCGCCATGGTCACCGTGCTCGCCTGCATGTTCTTCGCCGCAATCTCCGGATCGGGACCGGCGACGGTCTCGGCCATCGGCTCCTTCATGATCCCCGCGATGAAAGAGCGCAACTACGACGCGGGGTTCGCCTCCGCGCTTACCGCCGCTGCGGGGACCATCGGCGTCATCATCCCGCCGAGCATCCCGTTCGTCCTCTACAGCATCGTCTCGGGAACGTCCGTGGGCGACCTCTTCCTTGCGGGCATCGTTCCCGGCGTGATCATCGGATTCCTGCTCATGCTCAACTGCTACGTCATCGCGCGGAAGAAGGGGTACCTGGGGGACGGGAAGGTCCACACGCTCGCCGACACGGTGAAGGCATTCCGCGAGGCCGTCTGGGCGCTGCTCGTGCCGGTCATCATCCTCGGCGGCATCTACGGCGGCGTGTTCACGCCGACCGAGGCCGCCGTCGTCGCCGTAGTCTACTCGGTCTTCATCGGCATCTTCGTCTACAGGGAGCTCACCTTCGCGTCGCTCTACGAGGCGCTGAAAGACGCCGTACTCGTGAACGGGGCGACCTCCTTCATGGTGGGGTTCTCCATGGCATTCGCCGCCTACCTCGCCATGGCGCAGATCCCGGCCAAGCTGGGGGCGTGGCTCGCCGGAGTCTCCACGGACACCATCGTCATCATGTTGCTGCTGAACTTCATCCTCCTCGTGATCGGCTGCTTCGTGGACAACATCGCCGCCGTCATCATCCTGACGCCCATCCTTCTGCCGGTGGTCACGCGCCTCGGCATCGACCCCGTCCAGTTCGGCGTCATCATCACCGTGAACCTGGCGATCGGCTTCGTCACGCCCCCGTACGGGATCAACCTCTTCGTGGCGTCGGCGGTCTCTGGGGAGAGCATCGAGAAGATCTCCAAGAACATCATGCCGTTCGTCATATCGATGGGCGTCGCGCTGCTGCTGATCACCTTCGTGCCGTCGCTGAGCCTCGGCCTTGTGCGGCTGCTTCGGTAG
- a CDS encoding transposase, translated as MRHEKYGRTEYNNEMMKKKKNTYNPEFKSKVVLELLSGQHTLNELAEKYQISPATLSGWHKQFQEHAAEVFQRGETDSSREIEAKEREITVLQQKVGQLTIECDWLKKKYNEIFGPEGATKASFYRKQKADG; from the coding sequence ATGAGACATGAAAAATATGGTCGAACCGAATATAATAATGAAATGATGAAGAAGAAGAAAAACACCTACAATCCAGAATTCAAATCGAAGGTCGTACTGGAACTGCTAAGCGGACAGCACACGCTCAATGAACTTGCCGAGAAGTATCAAATATCGCCGGCGACATTAAGTGGCTGGCATAAGCAATTCCAGGAACATGCAGCTGAAGTTTTCCAGCGCGGTGAAACAGACAGTTCCAGGGAAATAGAGGCTAAAGAGCGCGAAATCACAGTTCTGCAGCAGAAGGTTGGCCAGCTCACGATCGAGTGTGACTGGCTCAAAAAAAAATATAACGAAATCTTTGGTCCCGAAGGAGCGACTAAAGCTAGTTTCTACAGAAAACAAAAAGCTGACGGTTAA